The following are encoded in a window of Falco biarmicus isolate bFalBia1 chromosome 8, bFalBia1.pri, whole genome shotgun sequence genomic DNA:
- the CCDC14 gene encoding coiled-coil domain-containing protein 14 isoform X5 has translation MVQPVHVLCSQHSPVMHQKLCEHVQTQMSLITGQPPQNSNEIPTVASFPTSNHGCQNVTAFNYRLPTSTSAQSLQHSANPLSTQSDVPVGSGNEYVPEMGGPVVSPVVSAAPAAQIQSATALSSVIPCIASGAPSNSTVPTFIPSSSGREMTPNHEQQMKEADLIRCIQAHLALLQSHEKMNGGTEQKHHHHCPAKHSASGNKEENTSDEHSEDLVSEEELNLLDTAPVRDTSCKTSFVKKVLKSRKESPEETAHKVKTVKCLLGELRALITDQDDLEMLRLMNEIEDCVSLLPAVVGSTNIQAEIALALQPLRSENAQLRRRLRILNQQLGEQERSEKTSGQTCNYELVSLQSLNMMLQSQLKESLKGLESLQAKNEELLKIIESQKEENKHLAKDIQDKEEELLENKQHYDIHSTKLKIELEEALANVKSLQFKLEASEKENKILGITLRQRDAEVNRLRELTRTLQGSMAKLLSDLMVDNIRPKSEKSLSKSLLEDHEKQMLPDPFPGSTSVMTYLKKLEKDHILTDTELQFSNKNGELEMQNLAYEKVATEGSKINSTFPEKGTSTPKILLTSLEQDAETVSDSGTLLDDQNKLDETVYIPLTSSASKKQQLISERTGVLPQSRGACKMLDYHCELSNSVQQNECEISKDPTLADKLSAGYSVKKTMENTLEVTGDKVKPEVDKVQMRPKGIPSGAAKDFTDNPDQPQPSTYPCIPMLFPKEISQKKGSRIVDFSSISCDGLSGKSEWSASSFSTFTSRDEEDFKNSLAALDANIARLQRTLQNSIMKQ, from the exons ATGGTTCAACCAGTTCACGTGCTTTGCAGTCAGCACTCTCCTGTGATGCATCAGAAGCTGTGTGAGCATGTGCAAACTCAAATGTCTCTGATAACTGGCCAGCCACCACAAAACAGTAATGAAATCCCTACTGTCGCTTCTTTTCCTACCTCGAATCATG GATGTCAAAATGTTACAGCTTTTAATTATCGATTACCTACCTCCACATCAGCTCAGTCCTTGCAGCATTCAGCTAATCCCTTATCTACTCAGTCA GATGTTCCTGTAGGCAGTGGCAATGAATATGTGCCAGAAATGGGAGGACCTGTGGTTTCCCCAGtagtttctgctgctcctgctgcgcAAATACAGTCTGCCACTGCTCTTTCGAGTGTGATCCCTTGTATAGCATCAGGTGCACCAAGTAACTCTACAGTGCCTACATTCATTCCATCATCTTCTGGCAGAGAGATGACCCCAAACCATGAGCAACAAATGAAAGAAGCGGATTTGATAAGATGCATACAAGCTCACCTGGCCCTGTTACAATCACATGAAAAGATGAACGGCGGGACTGAACAGAAGCACCATCATCATTGTCCGGCAAAACACAGCGCTTCAGGTAACAAGGAGGAGAATACTTCTGATGAACACAGTGAGGACTTGGTCAGCGAAGAAGAGTTGAATCTTCTTGACACAGCCCCAGTGAGGGATACAAGCTGTAAGACAAGTTTTGTGAAGAAAGTTCTAAAATCTAGAAAAGAAAGTCCAGAAGAAACAGCCCATAAAGTTAAGACTGTAAAGTGTCTTCTGGGAGAGCTCAGAGCACTGATAACAGATCAAG ATGATTTGGAAATGTTAAGGCTGATGAATGAAATAGAAGACTGCGTATCATTGCTGCCAGCTGTAGTGGGAAGTACGAATATACAAGCTGAAATAGCACTAGCTTTACAGCCTCTCAGAAGTGAAAATGCCCAGCTGCGTAG GAGACTAAGAATATTAAACCAACAACTCGGGGAACAAGAAAGAAGTGAGAAGACGTCTGGACAGACCTGCAACTATGAAT TAGTTTCTTTGCAGTCCTTGAATATGATGCTCCAGAGTCAATTGAAAGAATCACTGAAAGGCCTTGAGTCACTGCAGGCTAAAAATGAAGAACTACTTAAAATAATAGAAagtcagaaagaagaaaataaacatctcGCAAAAGATATTCAAGATAAAGAAGAAGAATTGcttgaaaataaacagcactATGACATTCATTCCACCAAGCTCAAGATTG AACTGGAAGAGGCATTAGCAAACGTGAAGAGCCTTCAGTTTAAGCTGGAagcttcagagaaggaaaataagattttggGCATAACGTTACGTCAGCGTGACGCAGAAGTTAACAGACTGCGTGAGTTAACCAG AACCTTGCAGGGCAGTATGGCCAAGCTTCTGTCTGACCTCATGGTAGACAATATTAGACCTAAATCTGAAAAAAGTCTCTCAAAGTCTCTCTTGGAAGACCACGAAAAGCAGATGCTACCTGATCCGTTTCCTGGGAGTACTTCAGTAATGACTTACcttaaaaaattagaaaaggatCATATTTTGACAGATACAGAACTTCAGTTCtcaaataaaaatggagaattagaaatgcaaaatctaGCCTATGAAAAGGTTGCAACTGAAGgaagtaaaataaacagtacATTCCCAGAAAAAGGAACATCAACTCCCAAAATACTACTAACCTCACTGGAGCAAGATGCAGAAACAGTTAGTGATTCTGGGACTTTACTAGATGACCAAAACAAGTTGGATGAGACTGTTTATATTCCATTGACTAGCAGTGCCTCTAAAAAACAGCAGCTAATCTCTGAAAGAACTGGTGTGCTACCCCAAAGTAGAGGGGCTTGTAAGATGTTAGATTACCACTGTGAGCTCTCAAACTCTGTGCAGCAGAATGAATGTGAGATATCAAAGGATCCAACTCTTGCGGATAAATTAAGTGCTGGGTACAGTGTGAAGAAGACTATGGAAAACACGCTTGAAGTTACAGGGGATAAAGTGAAGCCAGAAGTAGACAAAGTCCAAATGAGGCCAAAAGGCATTCCAAGCGGAGCTGCAAAAGACTTCACAGATAACCCAGACCAACCTCAGCCTAGTACATACCCTTGCATACCAATgctatttccaaaagaaatttctcagaaaaaaggCAGTCGAATAGTTGATTTTAGTTCCATTTCCTGTGATGGTCTATCAGGGAAGTCTGAGTGGAGTGCATCCTCTTTCTCAACATTTACTTCTCGAGATGAAGAGGACTTCAAGAATAGCTTAGCAGCTTTGGATGCCAACATAGCTAGGTTACAAAGAACTCTGCAAAACAGCATTATGAAACAGTGA